A single region of the Streptomyces sp. NBC_00425 genome encodes:
- a CDS encoding nuclease-related domain-containing protein translates to MTLVLIAVLLVLLLLPPLGKAGLLAAVAVAAWRHLARPGARPRPGDPGASALDRAHELRTPLVRVATALSIPTKAGTLAARYEAGGRGEQHVAALLAELTDEGWAFLYDRRLPSGSTNIDGLALSPRGHVYVLDPKVMSPRFPVTVQNGRLLHGTRDVTGRLEGLMRGARAVHSLLSTQPVPVAIIVGRLPAGRDHRVSGARIVAAADVCDALRRMDAARVPRQRPANFLDVAARLLPPYTGR, encoded by the coding sequence ATGACCCTGGTCCTGATCGCCGTCCTCCTCGTCCTGCTCCTCCTCCCGCCGCTCGGCAAAGCCGGGCTCCTGGCCGCCGTCGCCGTCGCCGCATGGCGGCACCTGGCGCGGCCCGGAGCCCGCCCCCGGCCGGGGGACCCGGGCGCTTCCGCCCTCGACCGGGCACACGAACTCCGCACCCCGCTCGTCCGCGTCGCCACGGCGCTGAGCATCCCGACCAAAGCTGGAACCCTGGCCGCCCGCTACGAGGCAGGCGGCAGGGGAGAGCAGCACGTCGCCGCCCTCCTCGCCGAGCTGACCGACGAAGGCTGGGCGTTCCTGTACGACCGGCGACTGCCCAGCGGCTCGACCAACATCGACGGCCTCGCCCTCAGCCCCCGCGGGCACGTCTACGTCCTGGACCCCAAGGTGATGTCCCCGCGGTTCCCGGTGACCGTCCAGAACGGCCGGCTCCTCCACGGAACCCGCGACGTCACCGGCCGCCTGGAAGGCCTCATGCGCGGCGCCCGCGCCGTGCACAGCCTCCTCAGCACCCAGCCGGTACCGGTCGCGATCATCGTCGGCCGGCTGCCCGCCGGACGGGACCACCGGGTCAGTGGCGCCCGCATCGTGGCGGCCGCCGACGTCTGCGACGCGCTGCGCCGCATGGACGCCGCCCGGGTCCCGCGCCAGCGGCCCGCCAACTTCCTCGACGTCGCGGCCCGACTCCTGCCGCCCTACACCGGAAGGTGA
- a CDS encoding sigma-70 family RNA polymerase sigma factor gives MDRTELPEPFAALADLAGDPTIDRAVLLGKALKAVPDLQRWLREERQLTVRALLDGPYDRNDLAPHLEVTPQRVADIAAGHRNAASLAKARKNG, from the coding sequence ATGGACCGCACCGAACTCCCCGAGCCCTTCGCTGCCCTCGCCGACCTGGCTGGCGACCCGACCATCGACCGGGCCGTTCTGCTGGGGAAGGCCCTCAAGGCCGTACCCGACCTGCAGCGCTGGCTGCGCGAGGAGCGGCAGCTGACCGTCCGCGCTCTCCTGGACGGCCCGTACGACCGGAACGACCTGGCCCCGCACCTGGAGGTCACCCCGCAGCGCGTCGCGGACATCGCAGCCGGCCATCGCAATGCGGCGTCCCTCGCCAAGGCCCGCAAGAACGGCTGA
- a CDS encoding DUF3560 domain-containing protein, whose protein sequence is MADIEITHTRAEGTILTGSSKGDGVFELVRPHGFWFSRNVEGLYIKRSRDKEAQHWRINAAADALREAGHTVTVDIREEERRSFEEAEAERMERAAERAERYADRAGRAAATSDARWEAAHRISDGIPMGQPILVGHHSERRARRDVDRMHGHMAASIDAGKKASYYADRAKTAERYEAFRNDPHRTLRRLDRLGADLRQQERYVARAQEEGWDAERHERLAEDLREEIACWQKIVEQAKADGVKMWGPEDFAAGDYVLYLGSWYQVKRVNAKTLSVAWNLRLAPKQVMTLEDADFNGRTSTHSADYTQVRGRCPEAAMTAFLADGKVPGAKTARAASEEQPASAVREALAAKPKTKAKGTAKRRDPKVPARVHVTCDLGGTEATLTWQNGNSRPHKDHPPVTITPPEGERFHRAVWSKLLQEEIGKLLAEHGWTYGGDDWTVSRDRSGFVRAIEPLPAQPERPAEEPAAEEAAPVEAEAPVDEPAATAEGETEGAEKTPLTRENVENTRNHEDPAGVVHSEYALRVETPQEDPMPTETETYGRPLTRKERKAVHVAVLRAKSAVQPEVERTAELDDAYRTYVDDGIASTDGWYAPLDFQAWATTLGGVKVEYPVIDTRAVGLAALAEMGATVPAMEEEAAPVAEQPKVWGPGDFRRGDFVQALDRWFEVKRVNPRSVSIEDAPYLIQWAMITGQRTAAEQAEAEAAAVEPVAEPIVEETPEEAAAVEPIVEEAPEEAEKTPLTRENVENTRNHEDPAGVVHSDYALSASTEEDDMTATTATAKATTTKKAAKKATEPKAPAAAEVKTVQRRVAVDRIDRDASQPREEFDQAKLEELAGSMRKLGQLQPVSLRYNPGTKRFTLIMGERRWRAAQMAGLTELDAVVVHGVQEGDRETLAKQVAENVGRADMTPIEEAKSFKRLLDAEYTLDEVAEMCGKSTSYIGWRVDLLRLCDAAQEALGKGHLPVGMAWYVSLLSCDNQMRFLAKYARGAFPNDRAAEEFVKACRAEEKRRSEQGSFFVLADETAQADGGTQEEIPGAHDVSEEERERIGMERSTLTKKIDRLSTAGEILSELATADPEELALLLGGTPGGVAGHELRIEHLKKLIGKASSNLRKAQAIAEVRASGIVINPEAAA, encoded by the coding sequence ATGGCCGACATCGAGATCACGCATACGCGGGCAGAAGGCACGATCCTCACCGGATCCAGCAAGGGAGACGGCGTCTTCGAACTGGTCAGGCCGCACGGCTTCTGGTTCTCCCGCAACGTCGAGGGCCTGTACATCAAGCGGTCCCGCGACAAGGAAGCCCAGCACTGGCGGATCAACGCGGCCGCCGACGCGCTGCGCGAGGCCGGACACACGGTCACCGTCGACATCCGCGAGGAGGAGCGACGCAGCTTCGAAGAGGCCGAGGCCGAGCGCATGGAGCGCGCCGCCGAGCGCGCCGAGCGCTACGCCGACCGGGCCGGCCGCGCCGCCGCGACCAGCGACGCCCGATGGGAGGCCGCCCACCGGATCTCGGACGGCATCCCCATGGGCCAGCCGATCCTCGTCGGCCACCACTCGGAGCGGCGCGCCCGCCGCGACGTCGACCGGATGCACGGTCACATGGCGGCCTCGATCGACGCAGGGAAGAAGGCGTCGTACTACGCGGATCGGGCGAAGACGGCCGAGCGCTACGAGGCGTTCCGGAACGACCCGCACCGCACCCTGCGACGCCTCGACCGTCTCGGGGCCGACCTCCGGCAGCAGGAACGCTACGTCGCCCGCGCCCAAGAGGAAGGCTGGGACGCCGAACGTCACGAGCGCCTGGCCGAGGATCTGCGCGAGGAGATCGCCTGCTGGCAGAAGATCGTCGAGCAGGCCAAGGCCGACGGCGTGAAGATGTGGGGCCCGGAGGACTTCGCGGCCGGCGACTACGTCCTGTACCTCGGCTCCTGGTACCAGGTGAAGCGAGTCAACGCGAAGACGCTCAGCGTCGCCTGGAACTTGAGGCTGGCCCCGAAGCAGGTCATGACCTTGGAGGACGCCGACTTCAATGGGCGCACGTCGACCCACTCGGCCGACTACACGCAGGTGCGGGGCCGCTGCCCCGAAGCGGCCATGACCGCCTTCCTCGCCGACGGCAAGGTCCCCGGCGCAAAGACTGCTCGCGCCGCCTCCGAGGAGCAGCCCGCCAGCGCCGTGCGCGAGGCACTGGCCGCCAAGCCGAAGACCAAGGCCAAGGGCACGGCCAAGCGGAGGGACCCCAAGGTGCCCGCCCGGGTGCACGTCACCTGCGACCTGGGAGGCACCGAAGCCACCCTGACATGGCAGAACGGGAACAGCCGACCGCACAAGGACCACCCGCCGGTCACGATCACCCCGCCCGAGGGGGAGAGGTTCCACCGGGCGGTGTGGTCGAAGCTGCTCCAGGAGGAGATCGGCAAGCTCCTCGCCGAACACGGCTGGACGTACGGGGGCGACGACTGGACGGTGTCCCGCGACCGCAGCGGGTTCGTGCGCGCCATCGAGCCGCTGCCCGCCCAGCCCGAGCGGCCGGCCGAGGAGCCCGCCGCCGAGGAGGCCGCGCCGGTCGAGGCCGAGGCGCCGGTCGACGAGCCCGCCGCCACGGCGGAAGGGGAGACCGAGGGGGCAGAAAAAACCCCTCTGACCAGGGAAAACGTGGAAAACACCCGGAACCACGAGGACCCCGCAGGCGTTGTACATAGTGAGTACGCACTACGCGTCGAGACCCCCCAGGAGGACCCCATGCCGACCGAGACCGAGACGTACGGCCGCCCCCTCACCCGCAAGGAGCGCAAGGCGGTCCACGTCGCCGTGCTGCGCGCCAAGTCCGCGGTGCAGCCCGAGGTGGAGCGCACGGCCGAGCTGGACGACGCCTACCGGACGTACGTCGACGACGGGATCGCCTCCACCGACGGCTGGTACGCGCCGCTCGACTTCCAGGCATGGGCCACCACCCTGGGCGGCGTCAAGGTCGAGTACCCCGTCATCGACACCCGCGCGGTCGGCCTGGCCGCCCTGGCGGAGATGGGGGCCACCGTCCCCGCGATGGAGGAGGAAGCGGCGCCGGTCGCCGAGCAGCCGAAGGTCTGGGGGCCGGGCGACTTCCGCAGGGGCGACTTCGTCCAGGCGCTGGACCGCTGGTTCGAGGTGAAGCGGGTCAACCCCCGCAGCGTCTCGATCGAGGACGCGCCGTACCTCATCCAGTGGGCGATGATCACCGGCCAGCGCACCGCGGCCGAGCAGGCCGAGGCGGAGGCCGCCGCTGTCGAGCCGGTCGCCGAGCCGATCGTCGAGGAGACGCCGGAGGAGGCCGCCGCTGTCGAGCCGATCGTCGAGGAGGCCCCGGAGGAGGCAGAAAAAACCCCTCTGACCAGGGAAAACGTGGAGAACACCCGGAACCACGAGGACCCCGCAGGTGTTGTACATAGTGACTACGCACTAAGCGCCTCGACCGAGGAGGACGACATGACCGCCACCACCGCCACCGCGAAGGCCACCACCACCAAGAAGGCCGCCAAGAAGGCCACGGAGCCGAAGGCCCCGGCCGCCGCCGAGGTCAAGACGGTCCAGCGGCGGGTCGCCGTCGACCGCATCGACCGGGACGCCTCCCAGCCGCGCGAAGAGTTCGACCAGGCCAAGCTGGAGGAGCTGGCCGGCTCCATGCGCAAGCTGGGCCAGCTCCAGCCCGTCAGCCTTCGCTACAACCCTGGCACCAAGCGGTTCACGCTCATCATGGGCGAGCGGCGCTGGCGCGCGGCGCAGATGGCGGGCCTGACCGAGCTGGACGCCGTTGTCGTCCACGGCGTCCAGGAGGGCGACCGCGAGACCCTCGCCAAGCAGGTCGCTGAGAACGTCGGCCGCGCGGACATGACCCCCATCGAGGAGGCTAAGTCCTTCAAGCGGCTCCTCGACGCCGAGTACACCCTCGACGAGGTCGCGGAGATGTGCGGCAAGTCCACCTCCTACATCGGGTGGAGGGTCGACCTCCTGCGCCTGTGCGACGCGGCGCAGGAAGCGCTCGGCAAGGGCCACCTGCCCGTCGGAATGGCCTGGTACGTCTCGCTGCTGAGCTGCGACAACCAGATGCGGTTCCTGGCCAAGTACGCCCGGGGCGCGTTCCCCAACGACCGCGCCGCCGAGGAGTTCGTCAAGGCCTGCCGCGCGGAGGAGAAGCGGCGCTCCGAGCAGGGCTCCTTCTTCGTCCTCGCCGACGAGACGGCACAGGCCGACGGTGGCACCCAGGAGGAGATCCCGGGGGCGCACGACGTCTCCGAGGAGGAGCGCGAGCGGATCGGCATGGAGCGCTCCACGCTGACGAAGAAGATCGACCGGCTGTCGACGGCCGGCGAGATCCTGTCCGAGTTGGCCACCGCGGACCCGGAGGAGCTGGCGCTCCTCCTGGGCGGCACCCCGGGTGGCGTCGCCGGTCACGAGCTGCGCATCGAGCACCTGAAGAAGCTGATCGGGAAGGCGTCGAGCAACCTGCGGAAGGCGCAGGCCATCGCCGAGGTCCGCGCCAGCGGCATCGTCATCAACCCCGAGGCCGCCGCGTAG
- a CDS encoding methyltransferase — translation MQFTAEALAVLTDQRTEIRDDRVRIPFDLDRPVYEQVDRVLKDMGGRWDGRMRVRAHVFPQRIEEFMRQCLTAGEYPGKNEQGWYATPPALVTQIVDLAGIRAGDIVLEPSAGAGAMTSEIARRGGLVDAYEIDERRADVLRAQGDCRRVFAADFLAQDPMEYAEGFDKVVMNPPFNNGLDHILHAIQFMKDDGILVSVMSQGLMWWSDKKSTAFREVVEEVGGEIEALPDDSFAVSGTSVRTCLVFLPGYAGGPLRTHDWLMRQPKQLDLFDMAA, via the coding sequence ATGCAGTTCACCGCCGAAGCTCTCGCCGTCCTCACCGACCAGCGCACGGAGATCCGCGACGACCGCGTGCGCATCCCCTTCGACCTCGACCGGCCGGTCTACGAGCAGGTCGACCGCGTCCTGAAGGACATGGGCGGCCGGTGGGACGGTCGCATGCGGGTCCGCGCGCACGTCTTCCCGCAGCGGATCGAGGAGTTCATGCGCCAGTGCCTCACGGCCGGGGAGTACCCGGGGAAGAACGAGCAGGGCTGGTACGCCACCCCGCCCGCGCTGGTCACGCAGATCGTCGACCTCGCCGGGATCCGCGCCGGGGACATCGTGCTGGAGCCATCGGCCGGCGCGGGCGCGATGACGTCCGAGATCGCCCGCCGCGGCGGCCTGGTCGACGCGTACGAGATCGACGAGCGCCGCGCCGACGTCCTGCGGGCGCAGGGCGACTGCCGCAGGGTCTTCGCCGCCGACTTCCTCGCCCAGGACCCGATGGAGTACGCGGAGGGCTTCGACAAGGTGGTGATGAACCCGCCGTTCAACAACGGGCTCGACCACATCCTTCACGCGATCCAGTTCATGAAGGACGACGGCATCCTGGTCTCCGTCATGAGCCAGGGCCTGATGTGGTGGAGCGACAAGAAGTCGACCGCCTTCCGTGAGGTCGTCGAGGAGGTCGGCGGGGAGATCGAGGCCCTGCCCGACGACTCGTTCGCGGTCTCCGGGACGAGCGTCCGCACCTGCCTCGTCTTCCTCCCCGGCTATGCGGGAGGCCCGCTGCGTACCCACGACTGGCTGATGCGGCAGCCGAAGCAGCTCGACCTGTTCGACATGGCCGCCTGA
- a CDS encoding HNH endonuclease signature motif containing protein: MTTQPTYQVDQLPEHLRSQVRVTDAGCWEWQGKVNNKGYGYYSERGRHTYAHRSSYEALVGPIPDGLEIDHLCVNPPCINPADLEPVTHAENQRRIAERQTACKRQGHDWTDPANVRTRPNGSRYCYACEREAQRRRHTEKTGVPYRGAQADRTHCPQGHPYDEENTYRTKRGGRMCKECTRQRNRERRALKRL, translated from the coding sequence ATGACCACTCAGCCGACTTACCAGGTTGACCAGCTCCCCGAGCACCTCCGCAGCCAGGTCCGGGTGACGGACGCCGGCTGCTGGGAGTGGCAGGGCAAGGTGAACAACAAGGGGTACGGCTACTACTCGGAGCGCGGCCGGCACACGTATGCGCACCGTAGCTCGTACGAGGCTCTGGTCGGGCCGATCCCTGACGGCCTGGAGATCGACCACCTCTGCGTGAACCCGCCATGCATCAACCCGGCCGACCTGGAGCCCGTGACGCACGCCGAGAACCAGCGGCGGATCGCCGAGCGCCAGACGGCATGCAAGCGGCAGGGGCATGACTGGACCGACCCCGCCAACGTCCGCACCCGGCCGAACGGCTCCCGGTACTGCTACGCGTGCGAACGGGAGGCGCAGCGCCGACGGCACACCGAGAAGACCGGCGTCCCCTACCGGGGCGCACAGGCCGACCGAACGCACTGCCCACAGGGCCACCCGTACGACGAGGAGAACACCTACAGGACCAAGCGGGGCGGCCGGATGTGCAAGGAGTGCACGCGACAGCGGAACAGGGAACGGCGTGCACTGAAGCGGCTCTGA